A window of Sulfurimonas sp. contains these coding sequences:
- a CDS encoding cold-shock protein, with product MAELLDGSVKWFNEEKGYGFIQQENGGKDVFVHFRQVNRTGPGRVSLAEGQKVTFELGEGQKGPQAENVTPL from the coding sequence ATGGCAGAATTGCTAGACGGATCAGTTAAATGGTTCAATGAAGAAAAAGGTTATGGTTTCATTCAACAAGAAAATGGCGGAAAAGATGTATTCGTACACTTTCGTCAAGTAAACAGAACAGGTCCGGGTCGTGTTTCTTTAGCTGAAGGTCAAAAGGTAACTTTTGAACTTGGTGAAGGTCAAAAAGGTCCTCAAGCTGAGAATGTAACACCTCTATAA